A genomic stretch from Syntrophales bacterium includes:
- the tsaA gene encoding tRNA (N6-threonylcarbamoyladenosine(37)-N6)-methyltransferase TrmO encodes MADLLAYRPIGIIHSPFSDLADMPIQPTGAKGIPGRAVIDPAYREGLKDLEGFSYIHLVYAFHLSEGYNLHVKPFLDNRIRGVFSTRAPRRPNAIGLSVVRLVRVEENILHIEDVDMVDGTPLLDIKPYVPAFDVRSPEKTGWLENRAENAATLRSDRRFVPAANGES; translated from the coding sequence ATGGCGGACCTTCTGGCATACAGACCTATTGGAATTATCCATTCACCGTTTTCCGACCTCGCCGACATGCCCATCCAGCCGACTGGCGCAAAAGGGATCCCCGGGCGGGCCGTGATCGATCCGGCCTATCGGGAGGGCCTGAAAGACCTCGAAGGCTTTTCATACATCCACCTGGTTTACGCATTCCACCTCTCCGAAGGATACAATCTCCATGTGAAGCCCTTTCTGGACAACCGGATCCGGGGCGTCTTCTCGACGCGGGCACCCCGGCGCCCCAACGCCATCGGCCTGTCGGTCGTCCGGCTGGTCCGGGTCGAGGAAAACATCCTCCATATCGAGGATGTCGACATGGTCGACGGGACACCGCTCCTGGACATCAAGCCCTACGTGCCGGCCTTCGACGTCAGGTCCCCGGAGAAGACGGGCTGGCTGGAGAACAGGGCCGAAAACGCCGCCACCCTCCGGTCGGACCGGCGTTTCGTGCCAGCGGCAAACGGAGAGTCATAG
- a CDS encoding NifB/NifX family molybdenum-iron cluster-binding protein — protein MSANITIAIPISGGRLCAHFGHCDTFALLEADRDQRIVVRRTDLEPPPHEPGVLPAWLQEQGANVIIAGGMGARAQNLFASKGIQVVVGAPSEEPERLAEAWLAGSLATGINLCDH, from the coding sequence ATGAGCGCAAACATCACCATCGCCATTCCCATAAGCGGAGGCCGGCTCTGCGCCCACTTCGGCCACTGCGACACCTTCGCCCTTCTGGAGGCCGACCGGGACCAGAGAATCGTTGTCCGCCGCACGGACCTCGAACCGCCTCCCCACGAACCGGGCGTTCTGCCTGCATGGCTGCAGGAGCAGGGGGCAAACGTGATCATCGCGGGCGGGATGGGAGCGCGGGCACAGAACCTGTTCGCGTCCAAGGGAATCCAGGTCGTCGTCGGCGCCCCGTCGGAGGAGCCGGAGCGGCTCGCCGAGGCCTGGCTGGCGGGAAGCCTGGCAACGGGAATCAACCTGTGTGATCACTGA
- a CDS encoding iron-sulfur cluster assembly scaffold protein, with translation MPGKGPLFPIAGHEGHETDFSDRVLDYGTSPRNYGSLADPDGYARYTGPCGDTVEIFLLVTDGRVTGASFRTDGCTPAIASASAVTLMVTGKTLWECVRIDPEAVLEHLGGLPEDSRHCALLAVRTLRRALRSLAEARKNDVKRVLP, from the coding sequence ATGCCGGGAAAAGGTCCCCTCTTCCCGATCGCCGGGCATGAGGGGCACGAAACGGATTTTTCCGACCGGGTCCTCGACTACGGGACGAGTCCCCGAAACTATGGATCCCTGGCGGATCCCGACGGGTATGCCAGATATACAGGCCCCTGCGGAGACACCGTGGAGATATTCCTGCTTGTAACCGACGGGCGGGTCACCGGCGCGTCCTTCCGGACGGACGGCTGCACGCCGGCCATCGCCTCTGCCTCCGCCGTAACCCTGATGGTGACGGGGAAAACGCTCTGGGAGTGCGTACGGATCGACCCGGAGGCCGTCCTGGAACACCTGGGCGGACTGCCGGAAGACTCCCGCCACTGCGCACTCCTGGCCGTGAGAACCCTTCGCAGGGCCCTCCGGAGCCTCGCAGAAGCGAGGAAGAACGACGTGAAGCGGGTACTCCCATGA